A portion of the Juglans microcarpa x Juglans regia isolate MS1-56 chromosome 1D, Jm3101_v1.0, whole genome shotgun sequence genome contains these proteins:
- the LOC121245796 gene encoding protein HESO1-like isoform X1 → MGANSALEHVLKEILQVVQPLHEDQEKRYRVIDELRRVIESVESLRGATVEPFGSFVSSLFTRWGDLDISIDLPNGSYISSAGKKRRKKLLGDVQIALRQRGGWRKLQLIPNARVPILKFESSRQSISCDMSIDNIQGQMKSKLLFWVSAIDGRFHNMVLLVKEWAKAHGINNPKAGTFNSYSLCLLVIFHFQTCVPAILPPLKDIYPGNLVDDLQGVRTNAEIRIKEICAANIRRFRQDRFRRVNRSSLSELFTSFLEKFFDIGLKASELGIYPYTGQWERIDSNMRWYPKTYTILIEDPFEQPENSARAVNMSKLTLISEAFQTTYRRLISANQNKGSLVAALVRPEVSQSIIPRPRVWNPTHNGGHHQSHPTRPQVHRSLHSISQAQHQFQNLRLGSRSNIITLQNHNQGQQMRRPRFDGYIG, encoded by the exons ATGGGTGCCAATAGTGCATTGGAGCACGTTCTCAAGGAAATACTTCAAGTGGTCCAGCCCCTGCACGAGGATCAGGAGAAACGGTATCGAGTTATTGATGAACTGCGAAGAGTCATCGAATCTGTGGAAAGCCTGAGAG GTGCAACAGTGGAGCCATTTGGTTCATTTGTTTCCAGTCTGTTCACAAGATGGGGTGACTTGGATATTTCTATTGATTTGCCCAACGGTTCTTATATTTCATCTGCTGGGAAAAAGCGCAGAAAGAAATTGCTGGGAGATGTACAGATAGCTTTGAGACAGAGAG GTGGATGGCGAAAGTTGCAATTGATCCCTAATGCAAGAGTTCCAATTCTAAAATTCGAGAGTAGCCGCCAAAGCATCTCTTGTGATATGTCGATTGATAACATACAGGGCCAAATGAAGTCCAAACTCTTGTTTTGGGTCAGTGCGATAGATGGGCGCTTTCACAATATGGTTTTACTG GTCAAGGAATGGGCAAAAGCACATGGCATAAATAATCCAAAAGCTGGGACCTTCAATTCATACTCTCTCTGTCTGCTTGTGATCTTCCATTTTCAG ACTTGTGTCCCTGCAATATTACCACCTCTCAAGGATATTTACCCGGGAAATCTTGTCGATGATCTTCAAG GTGTGAGGACTAATGCAGAGATACGCATTAAAGAAATATGTGCCGCTAACATAAGAAGGTTCAGACAAGACAGGTTCAGGCGAGTGAATCGAAGTTCGTTGTCTGAACTTTTCACTTCATTCCTTGAAAAG TTTTTTGACATAGGATTGAAGGCCTCAGAGCTAGGAATTTATCCCTATACAGGCCAGTGGGAGCGCATAGATAGCAATATGAGATGGTACCCCAAGACTTACACAATActt ATTGAGGATCCATTTGAGCAGCCAGAAAATTCCGCAAGGGCAGTTAACATGAGTAAATTGACACTGATATCTGAAGCATTCCAGACGACTTACCGGAGGCTTATTTCTGCCAATCAGAATAAGGGTTCTCTCGTAGCAGCATTAGTTCGACCAGAAGTATCTCAAAGTATTATTCCAAGACCACGTGTTTGGAACCCAACTCACAATGGCGGGCACCATCAGTCCCACCCAACTCGTCCACAGGTGCACAGGAGCTTGCACTCAATCTCACAAGCTCAACATCAATTTCAGAACTTGAGGTTAGGAAGCCGGTCCAACATTATAACCCTGCAGAATCACAATCAAGGCCAGCAAATGCGGAGACCAAGATTTGATGGATACATTGGATAG
- the LOC121245796 gene encoding protein HESO1-like isoform X2: protein MGANSALEHVLKEILQVVQPLHEDQEKRYRVIDELRRVIESVESLRGATVEPFGSFVSSLFTRWGDLDISIDLPNGSYISSAGKKRRKKLLGDVQIALRQRGGWRKLQLIPNARVPILKFESSRQSISCDMSIDNIQGQMKSKLLFWVSAIDGRFHNMVLLVKEWAKAHGINNPKAGTFNSYSLCLLVIFHFQTCVPAILPPLKDIYPGNLVDDLQGVRTNAEIRIKEICAANIRRFRQDRFRRVNRSSLSELFTSFLEKIEDPFEQPENSARAVNMSKLTLISEAFQTTYRRLISANQNKGSLVAALVRPEVSQSIIPRPRVWNPTHNGGHHQSHPTRPQVHRSLHSISQAQHQFQNLRLGSRSNIITLQNHNQGQQMRRPRFDGYIG, encoded by the exons ATGGGTGCCAATAGTGCATTGGAGCACGTTCTCAAGGAAATACTTCAAGTGGTCCAGCCCCTGCACGAGGATCAGGAGAAACGGTATCGAGTTATTGATGAACTGCGAAGAGTCATCGAATCTGTGGAAAGCCTGAGAG GTGCAACAGTGGAGCCATTTGGTTCATTTGTTTCCAGTCTGTTCACAAGATGGGGTGACTTGGATATTTCTATTGATTTGCCCAACGGTTCTTATATTTCATCTGCTGGGAAAAAGCGCAGAAAGAAATTGCTGGGAGATGTACAGATAGCTTTGAGACAGAGAG GTGGATGGCGAAAGTTGCAATTGATCCCTAATGCAAGAGTTCCAATTCTAAAATTCGAGAGTAGCCGCCAAAGCATCTCTTGTGATATGTCGATTGATAACATACAGGGCCAAATGAAGTCCAAACTCTTGTTTTGGGTCAGTGCGATAGATGGGCGCTTTCACAATATGGTTTTACTG GTCAAGGAATGGGCAAAAGCACATGGCATAAATAATCCAAAAGCTGGGACCTTCAATTCATACTCTCTCTGTCTGCTTGTGATCTTCCATTTTCAG ACTTGTGTCCCTGCAATATTACCACCTCTCAAGGATATTTACCCGGGAAATCTTGTCGATGATCTTCAAG GTGTGAGGACTAATGCAGAGATACGCATTAAAGAAATATGTGCCGCTAACATAAGAAGGTTCAGACAAGACAGGTTCAGGCGAGTGAATCGAAGTTCGTTGTCTGAACTTTTCACTTCATTCCTTGAAAAG ATTGAGGATCCATTTGAGCAGCCAGAAAATTCCGCAAGGGCAGTTAACATGAGTAAATTGACACTGATATCTGAAGCATTCCAGACGACTTACCGGAGGCTTATTTCTGCCAATCAGAATAAGGGTTCTCTCGTAGCAGCATTAGTTCGACCAGAAGTATCTCAAAGTATTATTCCAAGACCACGTGTTTGGAACCCAACTCACAATGGCGGGCACCATCAGTCCCACCCAACTCGTCCACAGGTGCACAGGAGCTTGCACTCAATCTCACAAGCTCAACATCAATTTCAGAACTTGAGGTTAGGAAGCCGGTCCAACATTATAACCCTGCAGAATCACAATCAAGGCCAGCAAATGCGGAGACCAAGATTTGATGGATACATTGGATAG